TGCTTTTAAGGTATTTTCCCGGCATTCGTAAAACAGAGGCGCTGCCGGAAGATTATGAAACCCGTGCTGCAAACATCATTTCTGAGCTTGCCGCATCTTCTTCTTTCAGCCCCGCTCCTTCCACCGTATCTTCTTCAGGACTTATTCTGTTTAACAATACACCTGTAAACACTGCTTCGGAACAACAAGGGGCTTTTGTCAGCTCCCCCTCCATGAATCATTCTTCTGTATCCGGGCCGGAACTTCCCCATGCAGAACTAAAGGCTGCACCCGCTGTTTTTAACCTTGCCCTTCTTCCGCCTCCGGATGCGCCTGTTGTTCTTCCAGCCAAACTTGATCTGGACGGCAGTGTTTACGAGGTCTCCGGACTGAGCCATGAAGCCCGGCAGCTGGTCATCAGCATCCACAGTACGGATCAGCAGATTGCCCATCTGAAAAACAGGCTGGCCATAACCCTTACGGCACGGGCAGCCTTTGCCGCTGGTTTGCAGTCATCCATGGGTGAGGGCAATAACCATCTTCAATCATAGAAAGGATCACCATGTCAGACTGGTCATCGGGTTATGTATCGGATATCGGCTATACCTACGGATACTACAAAGAGCTGAACCCCCTGCTGCTGCGCCTTGCTTTTCTGAACGCAGGCCTTGTCTATCCCGAAGTAAAAACCGCCTGTGAGCTGGGTTTTGGTCAGGGTTTAAGTGTGAACATCCACGCAGCCGCATCCCCCGGTATCTGGCATGGTACGGATTTCAACCCGTCACAGGCAGCCTTTGCCAGAGGCCTTGCCGATATATCCGGTGCGGATCTCCATCTTTCCGATGCAGCCTTTGATGAGTTCTGTGCCAAAGACGACCTTCCCGGCTTTGATTATATCGGGCTGCACGGCATCTGGAGCTGGATATCCGATGACAACCGGGCTGTGATTGTGGATTTCATCCGCAGGAAACTCAATGTGGGCGGTGTGCTCTACATCAGCTACAACACTTTACCCGGCTGGGCTGCCTTTGCTCCCATGCGTCATCTGATGACAGAGCATTCCGAAGTCATGGGTGCCGAGGGCAGCGGTATCCTAAGCCGCATAGACGCATCCCTCATTTTTGCAGAAAAGCTCATGGCTACCCAGCCCCTTTACGCCCGTGCCAACACCCAGATAGCCGACAGGCTTACCAAGGTGAAGGAGCAGAACCGCCATTACCTTGCCCATGAGTATTTCAACAAAGACTGGCACCCCATGCATGTATCCACCATGGGTGAATGGCTGGAACCTGCCAAGCTCTCCTATGCCTGTTCCGCACATTACATGGATCACATTGATGCCTTGAACCTCACCGAAGAGCAGCAGGCCCTGTTAAAGGACATTCCCCATCCTCTGTTCCGTGAGACAGTCCGGGACTTCA
The sequence above is a segment of the Desulfobotulus mexicanus genome. Coding sequences within it:
- a CDS encoding class I SAM-dependent methyltransferase, whose protein sequence is MSDWSSGYVSDIGYTYGYYKELNPLLLRLAFLNAGLVYPEVKTACELGFGQGLSVNIHAAASPGIWHGTDFNPSQAAFARGLADISGADLHLSDAAFDEFCAKDDLPGFDYIGLHGIWSWISDDNRAVIVDFIRRKLNVGGVLYISYNTLPGWAAFAPMRHLMTEHSEVMGAEGSGILSRIDASLIFAEKLMATQPLYARANTQIADRLTKVKEQNRHYLAHEYFNKDWHPMHVSTMGEWLEPAKLSYACSAHYMDHIDALNLTEEQQALLKDIPHPLFRETVRDFMVNQQFRRDYWVKGIRKLQPLEQAESIREQRVVLVSHRPDISLKVNGTLGEATMNEGVYLPILDFMADHKPKTIGQIVKAMDEKKISFVQVLQSVMVLAGAGHFAAVQEDGVIQKMKKRTDKLNAFIMDKARSSGDISYLASPVTGSGIQVGRFQQLYLLAAAKGKKQPAEQAAFVWDILAAQGQRIVKEGKALDTMEENIAEITRQAEEFAQKQLPVLKALQVG
- a CDS encoding DUF6447 family protein encodes the protein MNRYHCSEFPRFENMRQDTELKQSLLSEASWDAEKFVDLASVLLLAAIQNTYASRHQADKTRLARLIAKGYAPETLAAAFARAWLVDDDCICLPRKSLLDSPLPMALVFFIAVLLFWKTQLSHLHFTPGNLAGFFLTTVLLVLPVLGVSWYVGGLFHGMLLRYFPGIRKTEALPEDYETRAANIISELAASSSFSPAPSTVSSSGLILFNNTPVNTASEQQGAFVSSPSMNHSSVSGPELPHAELKAAPAVFNLALLPPPDAPVVLPAKLDLDGSVYEVSGLSHEARQLVISIHSTDQQIAHLKNRLAITLTARAAFAAGLQSSMGEGNNHLQS